The Tenebrio molitor chromosome 2, icTenMoli1.1, whole genome shotgun sequence DNA segment ATCTCTCAATttatagtaaccaaccttggGCATTctaaattacttttgaaaattctagttagatacaacatgaaaaatgttatttccctaaaagttcgaattctagggagtaatttatttttgacacgattatactacaaaaatttctgtttatatttttcatttgtgaAGTCAAGACTTGAATGTCGTTGCATTGTTTGATCTCCCAGGTTCCACTTCTTCAGAATTGTACAATGACGTGGAAAAggtaaaaaaattagattacCAAGGTAAACGAGTAAGAATGAAAGCCAGGGTGGATGGCGACTATTAAGATGGGTTCCCTAACGGTGATTCCGGTGGAGAACGAGACTTAAATTCCCCAGAATGATCTTTTGAAAACGAGGCGTCTGAATTTATGGCaatgttttcttttcaaaCTTGTAAAAATGACATGAGTTGTTTctaaattaagtatttaacTCCCTCCTCTCCCCGCATCATTGCTTATTCTCTGATTTAACAAAATGATAGAGCCACAAAGTGAGAACTTTATtcgcaaaatttaataaacatccAAAATCAGCTATCGAAATATTCAATTTATCCCTGAAAAATGATGGAAGAGGATTTGTAAATCTATACATTTTACTCAATAATCAAATGAGCaattttcttaaattcttatttacttattaaaaagtaaataGGAAAGTATGTTACACAATTCACTTATCAGCAAGAATACAAaatcaagcaaataataaCATCGAAAAGATTGCAAAGAGAAAAGAGAAACCGTTATAACACGGTAGGTACTTCATTGAGCTTGAACAATCTGATGTTGACATGCCTGTAACATGGAGACTCCGTGTAATGATGTGATTTCTTGCGAACGCCACTTGTTCCATccttaatagatttttttttaattattattgtatgtTACATTTTGAcaaaccattaacattttataataatagttataacacagacataccgggtatcaaccaccaaacctggccataggcacattacacatatattaaaataatatatgagttgctatgaaatatattattgtgTAACGTCATACTGACAGCTATAATTATCATCCGTATAAACAATGCCATCAGGAAACTTTTGAAGTAGGTAACGTAGAAAGTagaaatacttttgaaatttggaaaagggaAGAACGATCACAGAGCAGTATTATGCTCAATACTGGGCAAATTTGacaaaacaataatatgtttcatagcaactcatatattattttaatatgtgtaatgtgcctatggccaggtttggtggttgatacccgctataacacaaaaattaataaatatttagagctctccgttgctatgagaaatctttggtgtttagaaaaaatttcgattttaccacttgtaatttcagcaaggggaatagtaccgcaatctctttttaaaaatttaaaaattctggatttagataacacattggtatttgaaattcaaaaagatatattattatactcatgtcacatcgtgaggaagttccttaacattgacacagaacataatacacaacaaagtcaaaatgcggaggcgagacgccggtaattatgttgataagcactgcactattacttgatagtaatatccgtaatagtgtatgtactccggcaaaattgccgtgccgccgggtggaggtgggatacgaattttttaataaaaaatagagctcaaaataaaaaacgaagatacagtcgcggacaaaaaaaagtaggacaagtcttattaagaaatttagccaaaattgagttgagtaaaccggggttactataataaataaataaatattttcatagtaaccatagaaaggacaagcaaatttacattagcgaaaaaacattgtcctactttaTTTTGGCCGCCACTGTATGTTTCTAATCACAAACTGGAGATTAAACCTGACAACAGTTACAAGGTTTCATTAATTGCAAGCGTTGGAACATACGGGAAATAAACAGAATTTGCAAGAGAACACTTGATCGGATTCCTAATTCGTACAAGTTTTTTGTGACAGATAtctaattttacattttatcaaaagtcataaattaaaaaatcatattaagCTTGTTCTAAACCTAGAGTTTAATATTTCCAgaagcaaacaaaaaaagaaaaggttCGTCCCATTTTGATTCACAAAGAAAAGTCTGAGAGTGAATGTGTGAAAATTACTAGCATTGACAGTGTTATTGGCTCAGCCAATCATTTTGAAGAATTACAACCTAAAGATGATTTCGAATTGTTTCGTTCTGTCGGTGTAAGTTACATTGTTAGACCACCAACTTGATGTTACTAAAATTCACTATTATCGAAAGGGCGAAGAACGATTAAAAGacgatgtcgaaaaaaatacagATACATCAACTGGGACAGAGGGCGATACACAGAAGCAGGTGCataaaaaacaacaagaaaCAGTTACTGTAGTgtcacaaaaagaaaataatcctCCAATTATAACATCATCAATAAACGGCTTCATTGGTAACACtggaaaagaaaagaaaaagaagaaaagcgAATTTAATACTCTACAACAGCTCGGTGAGAGACCTTTTATATATTAGtaaataaaactaaataaaactttttaatttcagcTGGTGATACTAACAGTTCCAACATATCCATTCTTCTTAATTTGGTGCGTAAAGCTGAATTATCGCGCTCAGAAGTTCAGGTACTCATTGATCTGTTACTGAACAAACAGCACGAGGCTCCAGTCGTGTTAGACGAATGGAGCGAGGTAAGCGCTAGTACCTATTATTGTCAAAACTAAGATTCCAAACAAAATaagaatataatttaaaataattttaaacgacAGGGTAAATCAGATCCTGtacaaaaactgaagaaacaACTGGCAGAAAAGGATAAATTAATATTAGAAGAAAAACAGATCGTTGCTAGTACTCAAACAAAACTGAGAGAAATTCGTTCCGAACATCAAAATGAAAAGACTGCATTACAACAGATCATCCATAAGAAACAGAAAGAAGTTACTCAGCTCGATCAACAAATACAACAACTTCAAACTCAAATACAAGAAGAAGTAATGAAAAATCACAAATTGAGGGAAGAATATGCCACAATTCAAATGCAGAGACAACAGTTTGAAATGAGGTTGAGCCAAGTTAAAGAGGTACGTATTGGTGGAAGTGAACACTTtttgtttcataatttattatttttcagtcAGAAGgtataattaatcaacttcAAAACGACATTCAGGAGTTATCTTCGATCAATGACCAGTTACGCATGGAATCGCTACGTTTAAATGAAGAAAACATCGCAGAAAAAGAACGTAGTCAATCTTGCATGCTTCAGCTGAATAATTTCAAGCACGAGTTTGAGCAGAAAACTGAACGAAATCGTCAGTTAGAGGTTTGATTGTTAAACTGAACAGAGGAAAAATTAAGTAATCGCGAACAATTTTAGGAAACTTGTTTAAACTTGGAACACGATTTGGAAAATATGTTTAAACAAGAAAACGACCTCAAGTCCGAAGTATCGCATTTAAACACTATTATCCAACAACAAAACGATGAAATAAAACTGGCGGAACATTGTAAAAAACAATACCTTGACGATttgcaaaaacacaaaaacgaatctaataaattaataagccAAGTAAGTCGCAACGATTGTCGAGCGTCAAGTGACATACAgtcattgcattttttagCTGAAAGCCGATTTGAGGCAAGCACAAGAAGAAACTTtacagttacaagttacacAAGTGAACGGTACActgcaagaaaataaacaacacgAAGTTGAAATCTTGAACCTCCATAACGAGTTGTCATCAGTAAAAACGCAACTGATGCAAGCACAAAAAAAGACTGAGATGGACGTGAAAATTGCAAACGCAACAATAGAAGGGTTGCGATGTGAAATAGTTGAATTAAATACGAAATTGGaagaagaaaaatcaaaattagaaaagcaaacaattaaaaacaacGTAAGTATATTTACTTAAATGGTATTTCACGTAACCGACCCATTTATCAGGAATTAAGAACAAAGAATTGGAAAGTTATGGAGGCATTAAATGCTACTGAAAGCAGGATGAAAAGTAACGTAGTGAGCGTTGTAAGTTTTTCATCACTTTCCAATTTTGTTgagtcattttttaaaatcttttaTCGTGTAGCAAACTAAATCCAACAAAGATGTGGAGAGAGAGTTCATTCAAAGACTATTCCCAGAAATTAAAGATCAAGAAATTACAAATGCAGACATTTTCGCGAAGGAGGGCGagaattttattaagaaatacGTTCACAATTTACAAAACCAAACGGTCAAAGGAAACGACGATACCGACATTCAACAACTTAAATCGCAGTTGCAACATTACAAGAACGTCATTGACAATACGGTAAGAGTGCAAAttgtagttttatttttcttttaatatataaaaatgcaggaaaaaatgttaaataaactCCAGAAACACATTGAACAGGAAGAAATCACCTGGAGAATGGAATTAGCAGCGAAGACAGCTGAATTAGAATCGATAAAAGAACTTCACGGACACGGAGTAAGTTGAGTATaatgtattataaa contains these protein-coding regions:
- the LOC138124779 gene encoding ribosome-binding protein 1-like isoform X1; this translates as MDIQIPFIFVSLFSLASVVLIFIYKFGIKEKSYEEALAEQRHQSHILLGIKPKSKEKKNKKITKKFKEKLGTEENEAVDEPEVPESAQKNADVQKKLHVGFKEAPEDVSSAKVIVNKKQTKKEKVRPILIHKEKSESECVKITSIDSVIGSANHFEELQPKDDFELFRSVGGEERLKDDVEKNTDTSTGTEGDTQKQVHKKQQETVTVVSQKENNPPIITSSINGFIGNTGKEKKKKKSEFNTLQQLAGDTNSSNISILLNLVRKAELSRSEVQVLIDLLLNKQHEAPVVLDEWSEGKSDPVQKLKKQLAEKDKLILEEKQIVASTQTKLREIRSEHQNEKTALQQIIHKKQKEVTQLDQQIQQLQTQIQEEVMKNHKLREEYATIQMQRQQFEMRLSQVKESEGIINQLQNDIQELSSINDQLRMESLRLNEENIAEKERSQSCMLQLNNFKHEFEQKTERNRQLEETCLNLEHDLENMFKQENDLKSEVSHLNTIIQQQNDEIKLAEHCKKQYLDDLQKHKNESNKLISQLKADLRQAQEETLQLQVTQVNGTLQENKQHEVEILNLHNELSSVKTQLMQAQKKTEMDVKIANATIEGLRCEIVELNTKLEEEKSKLEKQTIKNNELRTKNWKVMEALNATESRMKSNVVSVQTKSNKDVEREFIQRLFPEIKDQEITNADIFAKEGENFIKKYVHNLQNQTVKGNDDTDIQQLKSQLQHYKNVIDNTEKMLNKLQKHIEQEEITWRMELAAKTAELESIKELHGHGLLEKLTRLEEELKKEQEDKQNIIAQLQKYKNGSQTERGLLEAQNSPNGVH
- the LOC138124779 gene encoding kinectin-like isoform X2; translated protein: MDIQIPFIFVSLFSLASVVLIFIYKFGIKEKSYEEALAEQRHQSHILLGIKPKSKEKKNKKITKKFKEKLGTEENEAVDEPEVPESAQKNADVQKKLHVGFKEAPEDVSSAKVIVNKKQTKKEKVRPILIHKEKSESECVKITSIDSVIGSANHFEELQPKDDFELFRSVGGEERLKDDVEKNTDTSTGTEGDTQKQVHKKQQETVTVVSQKENNPPIITSSINGFIGNTGKEKKKKKSEFNTLQQLAGDTNSSNISILLNLVRKAELSRSEVQVLIDLLLNKQHEAPVVLDEWSEGKSDPVQKLKKQLAEKDKLILEEKQIVASTQTKLREIRSEHQNEKTALQQIIHKKQKEVTQLDQQIQQLQTQIQEEVMKNHKLREEYATIQMQRQQFEMRLSQVKESEGIINQLQNDIQELSSINDQLRMESLRLNEENIAEKERSQSCMLQLNNFKHEFEQKTERNRQLEETCLNLEHDLENMFKQENDLKSEVSHLNTIIQQQNDEIKLAEHCKKQYLDDLQKHKNESNKLISQLKADLRQAQEETLQLQVTQVNGTLQENKQHEVEILNLHNELSSVKTQLMQAQKKTEMDVKIANATIEGLRCEIVELNTKLEEEKSKLEKQTIKNNQTKSNKDVEREFIQRLFPEIKDQEITNADIFAKEGENFIKKYVHNLQNQTVKGNDDTDIQQLKSQLQHYKNVIDNTEKMLNKLQKHIEQEEITWRMELAAKTAELESIKELHGHGLLEKLTRLEEELKKEQEDKQNIIAQLQKYKNGSQTERGLLEAQNSPNGVH